The Polyodon spathula isolate WHYD16114869_AA unplaced genomic scaffold, ASM1765450v1 scaffolds_3594, whole genome shotgun sequence region ATGTATTTctgagaaatacacatttttattggtaatctgtaaaaaaaaaaaaaaaaaaaaaaaaaaaaagaattgaaatgAATTGTGATTTACTTGCTTTTGACCTCTTGCTTGCAATTTATCTACGTTTTTTTGACTGGCttaccaatttctttttttatttttatttttttaagattgcatCTTATGAAAAGAAAGCACATGAAAACTGGGTAAGTGTTAAATGCCATCCAtatcaattaaacacaattactTAATTTAGACAAACACTATGACTAGAAATAATTGAATACTTAAacgtttgtaatttcattttaaattaatatttcttaatggtAAAATGGCGTAATACTGACCATTTTGACTTTATTTTCAACAGCTTAAGGCACGAGCTGCTGAAAGGACTTTAgtggaagagaagagagaaactTCAAACCTAAGACAAAAGTGAGTTGCATCCAAATTGAATTTTGGgaattctgtgtgtttgtaatatcgTTTCACACTAAACGTAATAccctaaagcagtggttcacaaTCTATGGTCCACGGACCACTGGTGGCCCCCTTCAGTTGGTCCTTTGAAAGCTTACATAATTACTgaaaggaagcggcagcatagtttaGATCCCACTGCAAACCCAAAATGGTAGACCTTAAAAagtcagctacagaagcaggaagaaaatgcatacatggagaatatctccaagttaaaaaaaggtctaaactctccatcatatatagttttggagtgtctaaaatgtattctttacgaGGTAGTTTTCATGCATTGTGCTCATGTGCACTCCACACAGCAATTTGTAAAGTGAGGGATAACACATGACATGGCGTGCGCTGCATCACATTGACTTACGGCAGTATTTGGGTTGGAGGCATGAAGTGAAGCTGAATGCCTTCAGCTAACAAAGCTGTTAATGCAACACAGCGCACAATTCCTGGAGTGTGTTATCACGCTTATAAAAcggatacaataaaaaaaaaggaaagatttgtTATATATCCTTCCACTTTGGAGGAAAGCAGTTCTTCCCAATcaaggttctatttgttgtaaacattaaactggaggctttcaatgtttccatttattgtaattaaaatgaatgaagcctccgtgctggtctcaatctctctgtaaacagagctgacataaccaatgttagccttgttagtgaccaagcatttaaaaatgccagtcatgtatttttgttgataatgaaaagatacagaaaaggaggcaaaggaAAAGTTGACTATTTCACAttagaaaaacacattaatggcatttttaaacacttgatcACTAACAGGCTATCATTGCGGTTTATGCTGGCACTGTTTACGGAGCAATGAGACCAGTATGGAGGCTAACATAACACAATTTAATAGCCTACTCTAGACCAGCagaattacacactgaagcatagaatctttttttttttttatttttttttctcagtaaatctgtgttattaaaagtaaagtaaaaactttttttaaaaaccccaattttaaaataactttgcccacagaaacaggcccacccagcacattaaaacaaaggaagGCAAACGGTTCTTTTCATATTAGTGATATTTTCCTGtgcgcttatttttcagtaagctatacggtttattgtgtggtccgtcgagatttaaaaaataaaaaaataaaaaaaaatcatccagtGGTCCGCGAAGAATacgtttgagaaccactgccctagGGAGAGTGCCATCTGCTACCGTTCTTCACACCAGAGGAAAATCTTATCAAAGTAATTCATTGTGTATCGAGTAATCCTCAAAACAGAATGAattgctttgtgatttaaaacaaaagtgtaataggTGTAAAATACCTCACTTCCTAGTCAATACCAAAAATTCATACCATAGCAAATACCTAGCATCTACTAAACTGAtacttgcatacattttgtcataaaaagcatacactaacagggttttcagaatactgtaattcactaaatttagctctccaCATTGTGCTAttacaaatatctaaaatatgccactgtgcttgctgtggtgtatttactaTTGAAAATAGCAGAATGAACATGCTGCAATTTGAACTtcgtagttttgtttttcagtaaaaaaaaaaaaaaaaaaaaaaaatgtaacacaggTCTTCTGATTACAATACATGCTGTCGGATCATAAAGTTGCAGTccccaattccacacacattttcagccagtcttgtattgcaggggccttgataCTCCAAAGTCAATTTGTTGATCTTGTCTTGctgtgagcagagctgaaataaagctctttcattgcactaatggagtactttgtcagacactgcaagcagaccactactagtctagcacatgtTTAAATTATCCAAAATTGCGCCAGAATGAAccattataataatttttttcaaaaatatggcGGTGAGGGGTGAAggccccccccccctacacacacacacacacttcctccaTCGGTGTCCCTTACTACCTTCTAAGTGCCACGTGccttaaaattaattgaaaactctGCACTAATAGTGAACTGTAATTAAATTGCTTAGGCTTCTTTCTCTATGAGCATAAGGTTCATTccactttgtttctgttttttgtttttgcactgaTTATATTGAGGTGTATGTGCTAATAACACAGAAGTctgctttttgaagaaaatatttttgttaaatacactgcAAGTTCTGGACCTGGTCCCTTCTGGGAATGCAACAAGGAGTGATTGCACATTCTCATTATCACTTTACACAGCTGTCAAGTTCAACTATTGGTATCatccggtttaaaaaaaaaataataataaaatactggttAGCAGGCATATTTGTTGTAAGTTCAATCCATGTGTAATGCATTCTTttgcatttctattattatttctaggAAATAAGTGTATTTGAAATTATGGCTAGTGAATCATTCTTTCTATTTTCCCCAGACTTGTTGAAGTTAATGATAAACTCAAAGAAATCCAAAGAACTTCCCTAATTAAATCAACCCCTGGCCGCCCAGATAGACAGATCCCACCACCACATAGAGGTAAGATTGGgttgttacattttcacattttcactaaTGAGACCagcgttatttttttaaaactaatatttttccCTTTGTGTTTTTAGGTTCATATCACCTTGATCATATGATatggtaattgtattttctttttaaaaccaggcACACTGAACCATAACAACTGCTACGGCCCACCTCCTGTGAGTGGAGGTGACCCTTCCCACCCACCAATGATTGAGGGCCCTGGGCACCCTCCTTCTGCTCCTGTGGGCAGAAGAGAACCCTTCGGTAAGTCAGGTAGTCTAACCAGTAGAATTGTAACCCTTaccataaaaactttttaaaactacttttttcttccaaataattgaatacattgtAGAGATGCTTCTCTGTATACACAACTGTATATGTTAAGAgcaattcagtttttcagttGGAGATGCCAAATGATAGGCAGAAGGATTCTAAGACAACCATTATTCAAGTTTGAGACATTCACTGCAAtgactgtatttataattatctAACAAATTGTTTGGTACTTCCTACCTGCTGCTGATCTACTGTTCACGTTCCAAACACAGATCGTGCGGTACTGTAACCCCTGCTTCTAATCTTCATATACGTACAGCActtgctcattttattttctaaaccaaAAAAGTAGGGTTGCAACCTCTTCCCaaaaggattcttttttttttttttttttgcacacctgcagggtatattgtgtcattttcaaaaatgtattcaccTGGTCCCACCCCAACaagtttgttgaaaataaatgctaatttccTCCAAATCAAAACATTGCTCAATGAAATACTTAATTCACAATTCAGATATGTAgatgtatatcattttaaaatgacatactgtCCAAGAAGtcctaaaactattttaaattcactttaaaatgtgttcattttaaacttgacatttttctgtggcaaaattgtttttgtcacgtacattttgttaaaagaatcCATCTTGCattatgttaacatttaattCCTTTCACAGGTCACATGGATGGTCAATTTGGTCCAAGAagacccccacctgaaacttccaCACGATTTTCTGGCCCTGAACGTGGACTTCCACCTCCATTCAGAGCAGGTATGCTCATGCAAGAtactatgcttttttaaattgatttattttacagagaaCTGTATTATGTTGGCCTGAATTGTAACTAACtcataagtacattttatttatgttctagATGTTGGAGAATGTGCCCCACCATTGATTTCTAGTGGCCCAAGGACTTCCTCGCCTAGCATTCCATTGGATGACTCGGTAAGTCAGCGAGATGGTTTGATAACTAGTAATACAACATAAGTTGTCTCTTCTTGTATCTCtgtcctgtattttttctttcttcattcacTTTTTCCTCTTCTGTTCAAAAGCAAATTCCTGTTGAACCTCAGGCGTTATCATCTTCCCCACCAAAAGAACCAGCTACTGTGAGTATACAGAGCAGGGTTGCATGGTGTATGTAACTAATTGTGGGGACTgatatgctttataaaaatgtatgtatttatatgggGAGCACACCAGAAATGTGGATTATAACATACATCACTAACGGAAGAGGGCATGGTTCAACAGCTTTTCCCAAGTGCacctgctttgtttaaattaagccaagtaattgattttttttaattcatttttttagatgAACTCTAAAGCTGAAGATGCACCATCATTTCCAGGGGCTCCGATCATGAATTCACCAGTGACCGGTCCTGCACATCCACCACCATCAAAAGGATTTGCCCCTCCACCAATGACCAGACCTCCCAACGGATATGGCCCTCTGCCCTTCGCTGGGCATCCTCTACCTGTCCCAGGCCCTCGCTACAGACCTCCACATCCAGTTAGAGGACCCTATGGTCGCATGCTATATGGACCTGCTCCACCCTGGAGTGGTAATACTTTAAGCATTTTTTGTACACCACATTTATTCATGTGATTAATTAGGCAATGTTTTTTGTAACTGGAATATCTCAGTCATGGCTAATTATTTGTACCAGGGCTTTATAAACTGTAGGTGAATTTTAGTTCATCAAGGATCAGTTTCACCCGTCAGTTGCCATTTCTTAGTGTGATCTGTCtcgtggtaaaaaataaataaataaataaataaaaaataaaatcctttttgGAAAAGTGCCAGGGAATATAAATGGTATAACCCCAACTTTGAAAGTCCATAAGCattataaacaattttataaCAGTATATTTAATCTCAGTATCTTTGCATCACAAAatcctaaaactttttttttttttttttttaaatatctctagGTTGTGGACCACCTCCACCGCACAGAGACTATTGGCCAGGACCTCCCCCTCCATTTGGCTTAAGGGATTTTGCACCTGGAATGAGAGACTTGCCCTCTGGTTTTCCACCACCACATGGACCTTGGGACTATCCCTTTCCACCCAAAAACATGCTTCCTGGGGCTGTTCCTCCACCAGGCATGAGAGACTATCCAGGCCCACAAGGTCCACCACCACAGATGGGTCCCAGAGACTTCAAAGCAGGCCCCCCAGTACCACAACAGATGAGCCCAAGGGACTATCCTCCAGGCCCTAGTTTGCCAACACAACAGATGCAACCCGGAGACTTCTCAAATTCACAGAATGGGCCATAAATTTCACCTAATGGTGGTATTTTATTCAACTAAGCAGAGCAAAAAactgtttctgttcttttatttttaaattctgtacaatagtaaaaaataaattcattattataCTGATGTCTTGTCAAACTGTGTTTGGAATTCAAGCAAATCTTAAATGAAAACATAGATCACTTCTGTGTGGCCtattactgtgcaatacatatttCAATGCAACAATAGGTCAACATCGAAATAACTTCAGTCAAGTGGCAAGATAGGGAACAAACCTTTAGGTAGTTTTTCCAGAAGTTTTTGAATTTCTATGTCCAcgttaaaatgaatgtatgtatCTTCCTTTCGTGAAACCAAGGGAGTGTCTTGCATATGGTTCAAATCAATCCCATTCAAATTTGTctgaaaaaatatctatttactgaaaattaaaacagcatcacaAAATGATAGTGTTCAGCTACAAATGTTGCTGACTGAAGGTTGTGTCAACTAATTTCAATACAAGTAAACATTATTAACATAGTAATATGGTCTCATGTTGAAGTGGTTTAAATGGTAAACAACAGAGGTGTTGTCTATCAAACCCCTCCAAGTGGGATTTAGTGCCTAGTCAGAGCAAGACTGATCAAGCACCTGTATTCCTGTCCAATTTGAAATTTCATAACTACAATCACCAAAAAGTGTGTAatctgcataacaaaaaaattataatctgtatatcaaaaagtatttcaaaaactaacatttgttacacggacAAACTAAGACTGTTTATAAATGtctaataaaatagtattattgTTGATTAATATAAACCCTTTTCTTAGAACAGCCTAACAATTGTAGAGTATGTTCTGAATCACAAgccaaaatatttagaaaaaataaaagccacccTTCATGCTAACGCTCATGTAGGGATCAAAGCATTGTCCAGCATCTGAGTCTAAACTAGTCTATATTAATTGTAAGTAGTGTCATTTCTGGTTCAGAAGGTAACCATGGTAACAAAGTGcctgacaatgaaaacaaatcattttgcattaGGCAAATAGAATCACAGTTTGCATCAAAAAGTCATTATTTACAGATTACTCGTGCCCCTCACAGCAATACAAGGTTACTAAGATGTCAACCCTAATGACTAATTcatgttgaaaacaacaaaaagcattagaatatatattcacaatagaatttttttttagcaattaattACATGCATCTCTTAGGTTTAAGGACAAACAAATGTATtccacagtatttacattatgtaCTGCAACAATATACTAAACAGTACGAGAACAAACAGCCAATGCaagagcattccaaaaaaaatgtatagcacaATATGAACAATGTTACTATACCTTCGAAAGCTCCGATGAGTGCAACAGGAGGTTAGGAGAGTGAATGATGAAGCTACGTGCAGGACCAAccaaaaacagcatgaaacaaaacagtcacatatTACACAGCAGTATTAGTACTGCAACTAAATCAGACATGATATCAATACTGTATTTCTCAATCTTCAATTTAATGCATGCCAGTTAAGATTTCTGAAAGCCTATTACACATATTGCTTGGATCTAGTTCCTAATAGTAATAgcagtttaatgtatttgttaaaattgtaatatcTGTGTAGTACCTTCCAACAATTATCTTTAGCAgtctcagtgtttcattttttgataaatataattctctccaatttggaatgtccaagaattttttttggtgactcagcacagccaggatgcaaacctgagctgtatgactcaccctgcacaccacacagctgtgcttttaccaggggagccactcgggGGACCCCAGCAGTTTTTAGGCaaccattttactgtattttcaataatgcTAAAGCTAGAGAAAATCCTTACCTCAACAACAACCACTTTAGATCccttgtgaataataataataattttaccagGCACTCTTGTGGTGAAGGAATCTGGTGATCCTGCTCCAGCATCCTCCTCTTCCTGTAACTAAATTCTCTCCTCACCAAGTGCTAAAATCttcctttaaataaaaggaaaaaaattcaaatgcattatatattttttgcaataaatacagtttatacctCTGTATGAAAAGCCCACACTTTGCTTATCCAGTCTACTTTAATGATTAACAGCCCAGTGCCTGGAGGttactttttcaaatgataaTGGTCAGTTTTGGTGATTTTTCTAGTCTTTCTATAGATGCTAAAACATAATGCACTTTTGCACCCTAGACACTTTTTGATTTTGGGGAAAGTCAGGGCAGGTTTGTACACTTATGTAATTCATTATCAAAGTAGTGATAATGAATGCAAGCGATGCAGGTAAGCATTTAATAGCAACTTTTAAAGTTTCCCTGTATGTTTTCTATGATCCCACAGTGGATCACTGTATTGCACTGAGTTTTGTACACTTCCACTAGTGACCTCTGTTATGTGCATAAATAAGCCAGAAATAACTTCATTTGAGTCTTACCTGCAATGCAACaaagtattacaaatatatatttaaaaacaaatgtaaaacaggtgACTAATCTTAAAATTACCTTACAGGGACTGGCTGAACATTAAAAGGAAAATCTTTGCTAAAAGTCAGAATATTTAATGACTGTTGATAAAGAGAAGACACATAAAATGAAATTTAAGGTTTTTTGACTGTACATAAACTACATTATAAAGTAATCTATACATTGATCACACATCTCGGTTGCACCTGTGTCCTGTCAATCAGAAGTAGAGAAACAATTGGGAACACACTGATCGCTATGGCAATTCTTAATAAGGATGCCAGGTTAACCTTCAATATTCCAATCAAAAGCTGCCCAAGAACTCTGGTCAGAACACCTTACCCTCCCAAAAGAGACTCTCGTTACACGCTGCCACTCTGTCTATTGCTGTACCATTAGGGTGGTGCGATTCCACTGAATATCTATCCCCAACATTGTATTGctgcatcatttaaaatagcgttaaaaaaaaagagaaatttcaAAAAAGGACGCCAAGATGAGTTTTTAAATAGGACAACATCATCATTTGTAAACTGGAAACACTAAATCATAAGATATGgcagttgtaaaaaataaaatgaatagcaatttaccaaatgtttaaacttcattttttttgttacaatgtttttattatgctggctctgtttttgtaatgtaatacttGCATACAGTTCAGTTTAAAAAGTACATACTAGGTTCCAGTTTTTCCAAATCTTCCAGCTTGAACTCTTCAGGATGGGTGGACTACATTAAAGGAAACAGAAAGACAATACATCACATACATCACCCCCAATAATGCCATTCTGTACTggaaacaaacttgttttatgtGACAGTCATTATTCAGTCTTACTACAGTACAGGAAGTGGCTAGTAAAAGGGTACAGCTTTAATCTAaagcactgtatgtgaaaaacagCATATATGCTAAGGGCGGGAACCTCTAATACATTTACAATCATGtatttatatctacaatgactgtACCAATTTGTTTCTTCtgattttgcaaattaaaaaaaaaaagtcaaaattaatCTGACACATACCTCCAAAGCTGCACTCCGCAATTCAAGGCATGTTGCAACTTTCCCTAATGTTTTCTGCAAAGAGAGAAAAACATAAATCCCAAGACTGATGTAATTATACATGTATAGAGCTGTTTTAGGGGTTGTGGTCTATTTTCTTTGAGGGCATGTACGCACATCCTCTGTACTGGGAGATCCTTTGAATCTCCCCGAGAACTGTTTCTATGCTATGTTACAGTGAAACTGGAATGCATCCGTTTACTTGGTGGCTGCCCTCACTCACTGTCAGAGGTTTATTGGCTGGTAAAAGCAGGGAAGCATttaacagatttgtttatttttattcttcaaagcactgtttaaaaaaagatacagggaCACAAGTAGTGTAATCAGAAATAAAGTAGCCTGATTCttattctgtatttatctttacaaatgtgtacttgtTTGTATTATATGAAGAACCTTAGCAGTGCATGTGTAACAGGTAGCTGTCACCTTTGGCTATCTTCTTCCTGGACTACACCACCTGGTGGTTGGCTAGTGAGCACCAACTCACTGGGAAATACTCCCCCTAGTAGTACTACACAGAAGACTTCACACTCAGGTAAGTACCAATTACTTCTAAACACTTTCTTTTCTCTACGCAGGTTCCTTTCAATCCGGGGTCCACACACCAGATGCGCAACAAAGAGGCACGCAACTGGCAAATAGTAAAAGAACTTTGATTGCGGTAGAGAAATCTGAATATTTAAACAATACTAAAAGATGTTAAAAAGCCAGTCGGAAGCAGCCCCACAATGGAACCGGAGCCGAAGGTCACGCAAAAGCTTTTATCGAAGATGGTCAAGACAACAGGAACCACAGTCCGGAGTCCCTCCACAAGCAAGAAAGTGCATCGCCTCGTCTGGATTGGCTTCTGCTGCGCTGCCAGTCTCCCAGAGCCTCAATCACCACTGCAGTCCCCCTGGGAGAGAAGATAGGGAGGAAGGAAAACAAGAGCAAGAAGAGGAAAAGAATATAGGGAACTGGGTAAGGAGTAGTTCACACCTATATAAAAATGGGTCTCGCCGTGGAATCAGGAACCTCCGTCTCCAGTAAACGTGTTCCTTGTATATTCTATGGGGTGCGGTGCAGTTGCAATCGCGGAAGATCACCACAAAGCAGCAGACCATCAGACAGGTCCcgctgtgcaaaaacaaaccttCCGAGAAAATATCCAAGTGAAATATCACTGAGAAGCAGAGAACACCAGAGGGCGCCCCAGACACAAAACAAGTAGTCAATAGCCAGTGCTTCCCTTACGTTAATGCGTCTcagcaaataaaactaaaacaaggaaagtatcagtccaaacacacaacatatatatatatatatatatatatatatatatatatatatatatatatatatatatatatatatatatatatatatataatcaaaataagGAGTATAATAATTTCGATGAACTAAGAAAACCAGttcaactgcaataaaaacagcacCCCAGCCTCGCTACCTTAGAGAACATTCCCAATTCCACCTGCAGCGTAATCAGGCTGTATTGCGTTTATACGCCGAAACCCGCTTCTTTATTTGCTGTTATTCTTTTAGTTATAGTCAGCTCGATCCCTATACCTAGTTCTCTTTTACCTCTACTGCTCAATCTGTCCCGTCCTTTTCCTGAGTGAGCTTTGAGTTTTGTCTCAGGACAAAgcaattacatattaatatttatgaTAAAAGTATTAGACacaaatattgtacaaaaaaaaaaaaaaaaaaaaaaaaaaaaatttaaaaagttataaattaaatgtaaggcTGTAATTGCCAAATCAAGAGGGGAAAATAGCTTTTCGAATCAGATCTCTTCCCTTTGATCAAATGAAAAATACTCAGTTTTGTACAGAGAAACAGCGCCCCCGCAACAGTAGAAACCTACCTTTTGATCTTCTGTTAAATCTAAAGAATTGGATGACTGAACCTCTTTCTGTAGCTGCCTTGctaatctaaataaaaaccacaaacagtttgtattaataaagtgTCGTATGACAGCTATGGTGGATTACTCCATCACAGTACAACATCACTGTCATGTTTCCAACACACGATACCGACTACGTTGccagttcaattaaaaatgttatagatTTGTGATGGTAGCAGAGGGAGGTATATGATCTGAAATATCTGCTCtgtatagtagtacagtaaactaaataaatctccttagttacaaattgtgtttttgttttgtgtttgtatttatgaaaagCTAATGTTTACACACTGGTTAAAACGGTAACcagttttggtcttctcttttcTAACAATAAAACCTTGTGCAATAAATAGCTCATGCAGCAAGGAAGTTCTGTGAACCTATTCAAAACCTAAAAGAAGTTACAAGAGaatcccaaaatatatatatgtggtctGGCTTACTTTCACACTGCTTTACTGCACTGGGACTATCTGAATGGAAACTTAAAAGCCAGTGTGTTCACCCAGTAgctaaaatgtttctatttgctAATTGCTATGTATATTGTACTGGAATATAAcccttcaaaactgttttttgttttctttttaatcagcaAGTCTGTATCATTAGTTCCTTTTGAAAAGTTAATGTGATCAGAATAACCTAATCAAAAACCACTGTAATTACTATACTGGACTGTGGATCAGGGTAAACAAAATAAccaccaagcaaaataaataaatcaaataattttttttttttttaaaaaataacaatataaatttCACACTAAAGCTGAAAAAGGTAGCATGGGTTAGACATATAGAATTGAAACACCTGCTATCAAACACTTGTGTAAATGATCTGTTTACAGATTAAAAGTGtctgaggaaaataaaaaaaatgaatgaaaggctAAAGCTAAGCAGGTAGGACACACAtaggaattgtgttttattatggacACTGTACCTTCAAGCtgt contains the following coding sequences:
- the LOC121312109 gene encoding transport and Golgi organization protein 1 homolog, with amino-acid sequence IASYEKKAHENWLKARAAERTLVEEKRETSNLRQKLVEVNDKLKEIQRTSLIKSTPGRPDRQIPPPHRGTLNHNNCYGPPPVSGGDPSHPPMIEGPGHPPSAPVGRREPFGHMDGQFGPRRPPPETSTRFSGPERGLPPPFRADVGECAPPLISSGPRTSSPSIPLDDSQIPVEPQALSSSPPKEPATMNSKAEDAPSFPGAPIMNSPVTGPAHPPPSKGFAPPPMTRPPNGYGPLPFAGHPLPVPGPRYRPPHPVRGPYGRMLYGPAPPWSGCGPPPPHRDYWPGPPPPFGLRDFAPGMRDLPSGFPPPHGPWDYPFPPKNMLPGAVPPPGMRDYPGPQGPPPQMGPRDFKAGPPVPQQMSPRDYPPGPSLPTQQMQPGDFSNSQNGP